Proteins encoded by one window of Deinococcus aerophilus:
- a CDS encoding solute symporter family protein → MTLLLAAVIVAITLGVTFWASRRNTSAGDFYVAGGKISATQNGVAIAGDYMSAASFLGITGLIALNGYDGFMYSVGWFIAYLTVLFIVAEPLRNLGKYTLADMLVYRLKDPRVRTYAALSTITISTFYMIAQVVGAGSLISLLSGGLIKAELAIPLVGVLMIVYVVVGGMLATTWVQIIKAALLMFATVVMTVLILNRFGWSFSNLLGQVEAKNGAEFLGAGVKYKNPVDLISLGLALVLGTAGLPHILVRFFTVPTAQDARKSVVWAMVLIGAFYVMTAFLGNAANVLLGKEAIESANKAGNMAAPLLAQALFGGVGTTGGEFGLAFVTAVAFATILAVVAGLTISASTSFTHDIYNGVLKGGQASETDQFRVARLATVAVGIVAILLGLLAKSQNVAFLVALAFAIAASANLPVILFTLFWKKFNATGAIWGLVGGILFTLLLIGLSPNIMKIDPETVTTGRHLIQANAIFPLENPGLISIPAGFLFAVIGTMIGAARRNEADDARHFEEMQYRAYTGAGMDGSVAAHD, encoded by the coding sequence GTGACGCTGCTGCTGGCCGCCGTTATCGTCGCCATTACCCTGGGCGTCACCTTCTGGGCCTCCCGGCGCAACACCAGTGCCGGAGACTTCTACGTCGCGGGCGGCAAGATCAGCGCCACGCAAAACGGCGTCGCCATTGCCGGGGATTACATGTCGGCCGCGTCCTTCCTGGGCATTACCGGCCTGATTGCCCTGAACGGCTACGACGGCTTCATGTACTCGGTGGGCTGGTTCATCGCCTATCTCACGGTGCTGTTCATCGTGGCCGAGCCCCTGCGCAACCTGGGCAAGTACACCCTGGCCGACATGCTCGTCTACCGCCTGAAAGACCCCCGCGTGCGCACCTACGCTGCGCTCAGTACCATCACCATCAGCACCTTCTACATGATCGCCCAGGTGGTTGGAGCCGGCTCCCTGATCAGCCTGCTGTCCGGCGGTCTCATCAAGGCCGAACTGGCCATTCCGCTGGTCGGTGTGCTGATGATCGTCTATGTGGTGGTCGGCGGCATGCTCGCCACCACCTGGGTGCAGATCATCAAGGCCGCCCTGCTGATGTTCGCCACCGTCGTGATGACCGTGCTGATCCTTAACCGCTTTGGCTGGAGTTTTTCCAACCTGCTGGGCCAGGTCGAGGCGAAGAACGGCGCTGAATTCCTCGGGGCCGGCGTGAAATACAAGAATCCCGTCGACCTGATCAGCCTGGGCCTGGCGCTGGTGCTCGGCACCGCCGGCCTGCCCCACATCCTGGTGCGCTTCTTCACGGTGCCCACCGCGCAGGACGCCCGCAAGAGCGTCGTGTGGGCCATGGTTCTGATCGGCGCGTTCTACGTCATGACCGCCTTCCTGGGCAACGCTGCCAACGTCCTGCTGGGCAAGGAGGCCATCGAAAGCGCGAACAAGGCCGGCAACATGGCCGCCCCCCTGCTCGCCCAGGCGCTGTTCGGCGGCGTGGGGACCACCGGCGGCGAATTCGGACTGGCCTTCGTGACGGCCGTGGCGTTCGCCACCATCCTGGCGGTCGTGGCTGGACTGACCATCAGCGCGAGCACCAGCTTTACCCACGACATCTACAACGGCGTCCTCAAGGGCGGACAGGCCAGCGAGACCGATCAGTTCCGCGTGGCCCGCCTCGCCACCGTCGCCGTGGGCATCGTTGCCATCCTGCTCGGGCTGCTGGCCAAATCCCAGAACGTGGCTTTCCTGGTGGCCCTGGCCTTCGCCATCGCCGCCAGCGCCAACCTCCCCGTGATCCTGTTCACGCTGTTCTGGAAGAAATTCAACGCCACCGGTGCCATCTGGGGTCTGGTGGGCGGCATTCTGTTCACTCTGCTGCTGATTGGTCTGAGCCCCAACATCATGAAGATCGACCCGGAAACCGTCACCACCGGCCGGCACCTGATCCAGGCCAATGCGATCTTCCCCCTGGAGAACCCGGGCCTGATCAGCATCCCTGCCGGATTCCTGTTCGCGGTGATCGGTACCATGATCGGCGCAGCCCGCCGCAACGAGGCCGACGATGCCCGTCACTTCGAGGAGATGCAGTACCGCGCCTACACCGGTGCGGGCATGGACGGCAGCGTCGCCGCCCACGACTGA
- a CDS encoding DUF485 domain-containing protein: protein MTVVSAQPSSSSTRNAAYHQLVAQRNSFTLTMTITFLVLYFLLPVLAGYNKPLMAQKVLGNITFGYVLAFLEFVMGWVMAYIYVVKARTFDRLALEAQQ from the coding sequence ATGACTGTAGTCAGTGCCCAGCCCAGCTCGTCCAGCACGAGAAACGCGGCGTACCACCAGTTGGTGGCACAGCGCAACTCCTTTACGCTCACCATGACCATCACTTTTCTGGTGTTGTATTTTCTGCTGCCCGTCCTGGCCGGATACAACAAACCCCTGATGGCCCAGAAGGTGCTGGGCAACATCACCTTCGGGTACGTGCTGGCCTTTCTGGAATTCGTGATGGGCTGGGTCATGGCCTATATCTACGTGGTCAAGGCCCGCACCTTCGACCGCCTAGCGCTGGAGGCCCAGCAGTGA